Proteins co-encoded in one Cygnus olor isolate bCygOlo1 chromosome 6, bCygOlo1.pri.v2, whole genome shotgun sequence genomic window:
- the PLCD4 gene encoding 1-phosphatidylinositol 4,5-bisphosphate phosphodiesterase delta-4 isoform X1 has translation MASLPCNARIQLTDTLEQMQQGALMRKVKSKSWKKQRYFKLQDDCMTIWYQSKRTGKTESAFSISDVETVREGHQSEVLQSLAEEFPPERCFTIVFYGRRGNLDLIAGSAEEAQCWVQGLRQLIEVATSMDQRERMDQWIRDRFQKADKNKDGRMNFKEVQRLLKMMNVDMNEDHALRLFQAADKSESGTLEGEEFVLFYKALTEREEVLSLFQAFSEDGKKLTLLELVDFLRQEQLEDEGTEELAMELIDKYEPSETARARHALSADGFLMYLCSPEGSIFNPRHQVLWQDMTQPLCHYFISSSHNTYLIEDQIRGQSSIEGYIRALKRGCRCLEVDCWDGPNGEPMVYHGHTFTSKIPFREVVSTLGKYAFQASDYPVILSLENHCSMEQQEVLAQQLRDILGEQLLTATVDGRVPTQLPSPEELKHKILLKGKKIGRLEDVLDGPGDEAPDVSDDDNGAEAEEEKRRMKKDKESLAQALSDCVVYCKSVSFRGFQEARSHSRPSEISSLAEAKARKLIRDAGNDFVRHNAWQLTRIYPSGMRTDSSNYSPQEMWNAGCQIVALNFQTAGTEMDLCDGLFSQNGRCGYVLKPPFMRDEGTLFNPGEPSTREGPGPVTLTIQVISGQQLPKVANSKDGAIIDPLVRVEIHGVPADQAHQETKYIENNGEPPPLHGDPALPCPCPPSPPSTPSPSPGFNPRWDETLQFQLHVPELALVRFVVEDYDKTSRNDFVGQFTLAFANIKPGYRHIHLLSKDGTGIPPSSLFVHIRITEPPGPEQD, from the exons ATGGCATCGCTGCCGTGCAACGCCC gCATCCAGCTCACGGACACGCTGGAGCAGATGCAGCAAGGGGCGTTGATGCGCAAAGTCAAGTCCAAGAGCTGGAAGAAGCAGCGCTACTTCAAGCTGCAGGACGACTGCATGACCATCTGGTACCAGTCCAAGAGGACGGGCAAAACCGAGTCTGCTT tCTCCATCAGCGACGTGGAGACGGTGCGGGAAGGGCACCAGTCGgaggtgctgcagagcctggccGAGGAGTTCCCCCCCGAGCGCTGCTTCACCATCGTCTTCTACGGCCGCCGGGGCAACCTGGACCTCATCGCTGGCTCGGCAGAGGAGGCGCAGTGCTGGGTGCAGGGCCTGCGCCAGCTCATCGAGGTGGCCACCAGCATGGACCAGAGGGAGAGGATGGACCA GTGGATTCGTGACCGGTTCCAGAAGGCTGACAAGAACAAGGACGGGCGCATGAACTTCAAGGAGGTGCAGCGTCTCCTCAAGATGATGAACGTGGACATGAACGAGGACCATGCCCTGCGGCTCTTCCAG GCTGCCGACAAGTCGGAGTCGGGGACGCTGGAAGGGGAAGAGTTCGTGCTCTTCTACAAAGCCCTCACGGAGCGCGAGGAGGTGCTGAGCCTCTTCCAGGCCTTCTCTGAGGACGGGAAGAAGCTGacgctgctggagctggtggatTTCCTGcggcaggagcagctggaggacgAGGGCACGGAGGAGCTCGCCATGGAGCTCATCGACAAGTACGAGCCATCGGAGACGG ccagggctcGCCACGCGCTGAGTGCCGACGGGTTCCTCATGTACCTCTGCTCCCCGGAGGGCTCCATCTTCAACCCCCGGCACCAGGTGCTGTGGCAGGACATGACCCAGCCGCTCTGCCACTACTTCATCTCCTCCTCTCACAACACCTACCTGATAGAGGACCAGATCCGGGGCCAGAGCAGCATCGAGGGCTACATCAG GGCTCTGAAACGGGGCTGCCGCTGCCTGGAGGTGGACTGCTGGGACGGGCCGAACGGGgagcccatggtgtaccacggCCACACCTTCACCTCCAAGATCCCCTTCAGGGAGGTGGTGAGCACCCTGGGGAAGTACGCCTTCCAG GCCTCCGACTACCCGGTGATCCTGTCCCTGGAGAACCACTGCAGCATGGAGCAGCAAGAGGTGCTGGCCCAGCAGCTCAGGGACATCCTGGGGGAGCAGCTCCTCACCGCCACCGTCGACGGGCGCGTCCCCACCCAGCTCCCGTCCCCGGAG gagctgaagcACAAGATCCTGCTGAAGGGGAAGAAGATCGGGCGGCTGGAGGACGTGCTGGACGGGCCGGGGGACGAGGCACCCGACGTGTCCGACGATGACAAcggggcagaggcagaggaagagaagaggaggatgaag AAGGACAAGGAGAGCCTGGCCCAGGCGTTGTCCGACTGCGTCGTCTACTGCAAGAGCGTGTCCTTCCGGGGCTTCCAGGAGGCACGCAGCCATTCCCGGCCCTCCGAGATCTCCTCCCTCGCCGAGGCCAAGGCCAGGAAGCTCATCCGGGATGCGG GGAACGACTTTGTCCGGCACAACGCCTGGCAGCTGACTCGCATCTACCCCAGCGGGATGCGGACCGACTCCTCCAACTACAGCCCGCAGGAGATGTGGAACGCGGGGTGCCAGATCG TGGCCCTGAACTTCCAGACGGCTGGCACGGAGATGGACCTGTGTGACGGGCTCTTCAGCCAGAACGGCCGCTGTGGCTACGTGCTCAAACCGCCCTTCATGAGGGACGAGGGGACCCTCTTCAACCCCGGTGAGCCCAGCACCCGGGAGGGCCCCGGCCCCGTCACCCTGACGATCCAG GTGATCAgcgggcagcagctgcccaaaGTGGCCAACAGCAAGGACGGAGCCATCATCGACCCGCTGGTGCGCGTGGAGATCCACGGGGTGCCCGCGGACCAGGCGCACCAGGAGACCAAGTACATCGAGAACAACGGTGAGCCCCCCCCGCTGCACGGGGACCCGGcgctgccctgtccctgccctccatcaccccccagcaccccctctccctccccagggtTTAACCCCCGCTGGGACGAGACCCTCCAGTTCCAGCTCCACGTGCCCGAGCTGGCCCTCGTCCGCTTCGTGGTGGAGGATTACGACAAGACGTCCAGGAATGACTTCGTGGGGCAGTTCACCCTAGCCTTTGCCAACATCAAACCCG GCTACCGCCACATCCACCTCCTCTCCAAGGACGGCACCGGCATCCCGCCCTCCTCGCTCTTCGTCCACATCCGCATCACCGAGCCGCCCGGCCCCGAGCAGGACTGA
- the PLCD4 gene encoding 1-phosphatidylinositol 4,5-bisphosphate phosphodiesterase delta-4 isoform X3 yields MASLPCNARIQLTDTLEQMQQGALMRKVKSKSWKKQRYFKLQDDCMTIWYQSKRTGKTESAFSISDVETVREGHQSEVLQSLAEEFPPERCFTIVFYGRRGNLDLIAGSAEEAQCWVQGLRQLIEVATSMDQRERMDQWIRDRFQKADKNKDGRMNFKEVQRLLKMMNVDMNEDHALRLFQAADKSESGTLEGEEFVLFYKALTEREEVLSLFQAFSEDGKKLTLLELVDFLRQEQLEDEGTEELAMELIDKYEPSETARARHALSADGFLMYLCSPEGSIFNPRHQVLWQDMTQPLCHYFISSSHNTYLIEDQIRGQSSIEGYIRALKRGCRCLEVDCWDGPNGEPMVYHGHTFTSKIPFREVVSTLGKYAFQASDYPVILSLENHCSMEQQEVLAQQLRDILGEQLLTATVDGRVPTQLPSPEELKHKILLKGKKIGRLEDVLDGPGDEAPDVSDDDNGAEAEEEKRRMKDKESLAQALSDCVVYCKSVSFRGFQEARSHSRPSEISSLAEAKARKLIRDAGNDFVRHNAWQLTRIYPSGMRTDSSNYSPQEMWNAGCQIVALNFQTAGTEMDLCDGLFSQNGRCGYVLKPPFMRDEGTLFNPGEPSTREGPGPVTLTIQVISGQQLPKVANSKDGAIIDPLVRVEIHGVPADQAHQETKYIENNGFNPRWDETLQFQLHVPELALVRFVVEDYDKTSRNDFVGQFTLAFANIKPGYRHIHLLSKDGTGIPPSSLFVHIRITEPPGPEQD; encoded by the exons ATGGCATCGCTGCCGTGCAACGCCC gCATCCAGCTCACGGACACGCTGGAGCAGATGCAGCAAGGGGCGTTGATGCGCAAAGTCAAGTCCAAGAGCTGGAAGAAGCAGCGCTACTTCAAGCTGCAGGACGACTGCATGACCATCTGGTACCAGTCCAAGAGGACGGGCAAAACCGAGTCTGCTT tCTCCATCAGCGACGTGGAGACGGTGCGGGAAGGGCACCAGTCGgaggtgctgcagagcctggccGAGGAGTTCCCCCCCGAGCGCTGCTTCACCATCGTCTTCTACGGCCGCCGGGGCAACCTGGACCTCATCGCTGGCTCGGCAGAGGAGGCGCAGTGCTGGGTGCAGGGCCTGCGCCAGCTCATCGAGGTGGCCACCAGCATGGACCAGAGGGAGAGGATGGACCA GTGGATTCGTGACCGGTTCCAGAAGGCTGACAAGAACAAGGACGGGCGCATGAACTTCAAGGAGGTGCAGCGTCTCCTCAAGATGATGAACGTGGACATGAACGAGGACCATGCCCTGCGGCTCTTCCAG GCTGCCGACAAGTCGGAGTCGGGGACGCTGGAAGGGGAAGAGTTCGTGCTCTTCTACAAAGCCCTCACGGAGCGCGAGGAGGTGCTGAGCCTCTTCCAGGCCTTCTCTGAGGACGGGAAGAAGCTGacgctgctggagctggtggatTTCCTGcggcaggagcagctggaggacgAGGGCACGGAGGAGCTCGCCATGGAGCTCATCGACAAGTACGAGCCATCGGAGACGG ccagggctcGCCACGCGCTGAGTGCCGACGGGTTCCTCATGTACCTCTGCTCCCCGGAGGGCTCCATCTTCAACCCCCGGCACCAGGTGCTGTGGCAGGACATGACCCAGCCGCTCTGCCACTACTTCATCTCCTCCTCTCACAACACCTACCTGATAGAGGACCAGATCCGGGGCCAGAGCAGCATCGAGGGCTACATCAG GGCTCTGAAACGGGGCTGCCGCTGCCTGGAGGTGGACTGCTGGGACGGGCCGAACGGGgagcccatggtgtaccacggCCACACCTTCACCTCCAAGATCCCCTTCAGGGAGGTGGTGAGCACCCTGGGGAAGTACGCCTTCCAG GCCTCCGACTACCCGGTGATCCTGTCCCTGGAGAACCACTGCAGCATGGAGCAGCAAGAGGTGCTGGCCCAGCAGCTCAGGGACATCCTGGGGGAGCAGCTCCTCACCGCCACCGTCGACGGGCGCGTCCCCACCCAGCTCCCGTCCCCGGAG gagctgaagcACAAGATCCTGCTGAAGGGGAAGAAGATCGGGCGGCTGGAGGACGTGCTGGACGGGCCGGGGGACGAGGCACCCGACGTGTCCGACGATGACAAcggggcagaggcagaggaagagaagaggaggatgaag GACAAGGAGAGCCTGGCCCAGGCGTTGTCCGACTGCGTCGTCTACTGCAAGAGCGTGTCCTTCCGGGGCTTCCAGGAGGCACGCAGCCATTCCCGGCCCTCCGAGATCTCCTCCCTCGCCGAGGCCAAGGCCAGGAAGCTCATCCGGGATGCGG GGAACGACTTTGTCCGGCACAACGCCTGGCAGCTGACTCGCATCTACCCCAGCGGGATGCGGACCGACTCCTCCAACTACAGCCCGCAGGAGATGTGGAACGCGGGGTGCCAGATCG TGGCCCTGAACTTCCAGACGGCTGGCACGGAGATGGACCTGTGTGACGGGCTCTTCAGCCAGAACGGCCGCTGTGGCTACGTGCTCAAACCGCCCTTCATGAGGGACGAGGGGACCCTCTTCAACCCCGGTGAGCCCAGCACCCGGGAGGGCCCCGGCCCCGTCACCCTGACGATCCAG GTGATCAgcgggcagcagctgcccaaaGTGGCCAACAGCAAGGACGGAGCCATCATCGACCCGCTGGTGCGCGTGGAGATCCACGGGGTGCCCGCGGACCAGGCGCACCAGGAGACCAAGTACATCGAGAACAACG ggtTTAACCCCCGCTGGGACGAGACCCTCCAGTTCCAGCTCCACGTGCCCGAGCTGGCCCTCGTCCGCTTCGTGGTGGAGGATTACGACAAGACGTCCAGGAATGACTTCGTGGGGCAGTTCACCCTAGCCTTTGCCAACATCAAACCCG GCTACCGCCACATCCACCTCCTCTCCAAGGACGGCACCGGCATCCCGCCCTCCTCGCTCTTCGTCCACATCCGCATCACCGAGCCGCCCGGCCCCGAGCAGGACTGA
- the PLCD4 gene encoding 1-phosphatidylinositol 4,5-bisphosphate phosphodiesterase delta-4 isoform X2 yields MASLPCNARIQLTDTLEQMQQGALMRKVKSKSWKKQRYFKLQDDCMTIWYQSKRTGKTESAFSISDVETVREGHQSEVLQSLAEEFPPERCFTIVFYGRRGNLDLIAGSAEEAQCWVQGLRQLIEVATSMDQRERMDQWIRDRFQKADKNKDGRMNFKEVQRLLKMMNVDMNEDHALRLFQAADKSESGTLEGEEFVLFYKALTEREEVLSLFQAFSEDGKKLTLLELVDFLRQEQLEDEGTEELAMELIDKYEPSETARARHALSADGFLMYLCSPEGSIFNPRHQVLWQDMTQPLCHYFISSSHNTYLIEDQIRGQSSIEGYIRALKRGCRCLEVDCWDGPNGEPMVYHGHTFTSKIPFREVVSTLGKYAFQASDYPVILSLENHCSMEQQEVLAQQLRDILGEQLLTATVDGRVPTQLPSPEELKHKILLKGKKIGRLEDVLDGPGDEAPDVSDDDNGAEAEEEKRRMKKDKESLAQALSDCVVYCKSVSFRGFQEARSHSRPSEISSLAEAKARKLIRDAGNDFVRHNAWQLTRIYPSGMRTDSSNYSPQEMWNAGCQIVALNFQTAGTEMDLCDGLFSQNGRCGYVLKPPFMRDEGTLFNPGEPSTREGPGPVTLTIQVISGQQLPKVANSKDGAIIDPLVRVEIHGVPADQAHQETKYIENNGFNPRWDETLQFQLHVPELALVRFVVEDYDKTSRNDFVGQFTLAFANIKPGYRHIHLLSKDGTGIPPSSLFVHIRITEPPGPEQD; encoded by the exons ATGGCATCGCTGCCGTGCAACGCCC gCATCCAGCTCACGGACACGCTGGAGCAGATGCAGCAAGGGGCGTTGATGCGCAAAGTCAAGTCCAAGAGCTGGAAGAAGCAGCGCTACTTCAAGCTGCAGGACGACTGCATGACCATCTGGTACCAGTCCAAGAGGACGGGCAAAACCGAGTCTGCTT tCTCCATCAGCGACGTGGAGACGGTGCGGGAAGGGCACCAGTCGgaggtgctgcagagcctggccGAGGAGTTCCCCCCCGAGCGCTGCTTCACCATCGTCTTCTACGGCCGCCGGGGCAACCTGGACCTCATCGCTGGCTCGGCAGAGGAGGCGCAGTGCTGGGTGCAGGGCCTGCGCCAGCTCATCGAGGTGGCCACCAGCATGGACCAGAGGGAGAGGATGGACCA GTGGATTCGTGACCGGTTCCAGAAGGCTGACAAGAACAAGGACGGGCGCATGAACTTCAAGGAGGTGCAGCGTCTCCTCAAGATGATGAACGTGGACATGAACGAGGACCATGCCCTGCGGCTCTTCCAG GCTGCCGACAAGTCGGAGTCGGGGACGCTGGAAGGGGAAGAGTTCGTGCTCTTCTACAAAGCCCTCACGGAGCGCGAGGAGGTGCTGAGCCTCTTCCAGGCCTTCTCTGAGGACGGGAAGAAGCTGacgctgctggagctggtggatTTCCTGcggcaggagcagctggaggacgAGGGCACGGAGGAGCTCGCCATGGAGCTCATCGACAAGTACGAGCCATCGGAGACGG ccagggctcGCCACGCGCTGAGTGCCGACGGGTTCCTCATGTACCTCTGCTCCCCGGAGGGCTCCATCTTCAACCCCCGGCACCAGGTGCTGTGGCAGGACATGACCCAGCCGCTCTGCCACTACTTCATCTCCTCCTCTCACAACACCTACCTGATAGAGGACCAGATCCGGGGCCAGAGCAGCATCGAGGGCTACATCAG GGCTCTGAAACGGGGCTGCCGCTGCCTGGAGGTGGACTGCTGGGACGGGCCGAACGGGgagcccatggtgtaccacggCCACACCTTCACCTCCAAGATCCCCTTCAGGGAGGTGGTGAGCACCCTGGGGAAGTACGCCTTCCAG GCCTCCGACTACCCGGTGATCCTGTCCCTGGAGAACCACTGCAGCATGGAGCAGCAAGAGGTGCTGGCCCAGCAGCTCAGGGACATCCTGGGGGAGCAGCTCCTCACCGCCACCGTCGACGGGCGCGTCCCCACCCAGCTCCCGTCCCCGGAG gagctgaagcACAAGATCCTGCTGAAGGGGAAGAAGATCGGGCGGCTGGAGGACGTGCTGGACGGGCCGGGGGACGAGGCACCCGACGTGTCCGACGATGACAAcggggcagaggcagaggaagagaagaggaggatgaag AAGGACAAGGAGAGCCTGGCCCAGGCGTTGTCCGACTGCGTCGTCTACTGCAAGAGCGTGTCCTTCCGGGGCTTCCAGGAGGCACGCAGCCATTCCCGGCCCTCCGAGATCTCCTCCCTCGCCGAGGCCAAGGCCAGGAAGCTCATCCGGGATGCGG GGAACGACTTTGTCCGGCACAACGCCTGGCAGCTGACTCGCATCTACCCCAGCGGGATGCGGACCGACTCCTCCAACTACAGCCCGCAGGAGATGTGGAACGCGGGGTGCCAGATCG TGGCCCTGAACTTCCAGACGGCTGGCACGGAGATGGACCTGTGTGACGGGCTCTTCAGCCAGAACGGCCGCTGTGGCTACGTGCTCAAACCGCCCTTCATGAGGGACGAGGGGACCCTCTTCAACCCCGGTGAGCCCAGCACCCGGGAGGGCCCCGGCCCCGTCACCCTGACGATCCAG GTGATCAgcgggcagcagctgcccaaaGTGGCCAACAGCAAGGACGGAGCCATCATCGACCCGCTGGTGCGCGTGGAGATCCACGGGGTGCCCGCGGACCAGGCGCACCAGGAGACCAAGTACATCGAGAACAACG ggtTTAACCCCCGCTGGGACGAGACCCTCCAGTTCCAGCTCCACGTGCCCGAGCTGGCCCTCGTCCGCTTCGTGGTGGAGGATTACGACAAGACGTCCAGGAATGACTTCGTGGGGCAGTTCACCCTAGCCTTTGCCAACATCAAACCCG GCTACCGCCACATCCACCTCCTCTCCAAGGACGGCACCGGCATCCCGCCCTCCTCGCTCTTCGTCCACATCCGCATCACCGAGCCGCCCGGCCCCGAGCAGGACTGA